The following are from one region of the Elgaria multicarinata webbii isolate HBS135686 ecotype San Diego chromosome 13, rElgMul1.1.pri, whole genome shotgun sequence genome:
- the LOC134408220 gene encoding cytochrome P450 2G1-like isoform X3, whose protein sequence is MEAWLGGTWILAVLLLVLWLLLLQGKSHPGNLPPGPHRWPVLGSLLHLKGPSLLQSLLKLREKYGPVFTVYFGTRPVVVLCGHDAVKEALIDKVEEFSGRKTNPTLERTFQGHGVVFSEGERWKQLRQFSVAILRNFGMGKKTIEERIKEEAQFLLEEFQKTSQKPFDPTLYLSHAVSNVICSIIFGDRFDYRDQEFQSLMEIMYNSFREMSTAWAQFYDTYAEFLKYFPGPHTKVYNLLEDMRAFIAKRVKENQQTLDPNTPRDFIDCFLIQMEKEKDNPSSEFNTRNLELTTLNLFFAGTETVSSSLRYGFLLMMKYPDVQAKMHEEIDRVIGQNRVPNIEDRSQMPYVDAVIHEVQRFSDLLPMDVPHSVTRDTEFRGYVIPKGTEIYPMLTTVLHDPTKFETPDAFNPGHFLDEDGCFKKSDAFVPFSSGKRICLGKALARMELFLFFTTILQRFRLKPLQAPQDIDTTPQESGFANIPPLYQLCVIPR, encoded by the exons atggAGGCCTGGTTGGGGGGCACCTGGATCCTGGCCGttctcctcctcgtcctctgGCTCCTTCTGCTCCAGGGGAAGAGCCACCCTGGGAATCTGCCCCCTGGCCCCCACAGGTGGCCTGTGCTGGGAAGTCTGCTGCACCTGAAGGGGCCGTCGTTGCTCCAAAGCCTCCTGAAG CTGCGAGAAAAATATGGGCCAGTGTTCACGGTCTATTTTGGAACTCGTCCGGTTGTAGTCTTATGTGGACACGATGCCGTGAAGGAGGCCCTGATAGACAAGGTGGAAGAATTCAGCGGAAGGAAAACCAACCCTACCCTAGAAAGGACCTTCCAAGGACACG GGGTGGTCTTTTCCGAAGGGGAGCGCTGGAAGCAGCTGCGCCAGTTCTCCGTCGCCATCCTGAGGAATTTCggcatggggaaaaaaaccattgAGGAGCGGATCAAGGAAGAGGCCCAATTCCTGCTGGAGGAATTTCAGAAGACCAGCC AGAAACCCTTTGACCCCACCCTTTATCTCAGCCACGCCGTCTCCAACGTCATCTGCTCCATCATCTTTGGTGACCGCTTTGACTACAGGGACCAGGAATTCCAGTCCCTCATGGAGATTATGTACAACAGTTTCCGGGAGATGAGCACAGCCTGGGCTCag TTCTATGACACTTATGCTGAGTTCCTGAAGTACTTTCCTGGGCCGCACACCAAGGTCTACAACCTCTTGGAAGACATGAGGGCCTTCATTGCCAAGAGAGTGAAGGAGAACCAGCAGACCCTTGACCCCAACACCCCTCGGGACTTCATTGACTGCTTCCTCATCCAGATGGAGAAG GAAAAAGACAACCCATCCAGTGAATTCAACACCAGGAACCTGGAGCTCACCACCCTTAACTTGTTCTTTGCTGGGACGGAGACCGTCAGCTCCAGCCTGAGATATGGTTTTCTGCTGATGATGAAATACCCCGACGTGCAAG CAAAGATGCATGAGGAAATTGACCGAGTGATTGGCCAGAACCGTGTCCCAAACATTGAGGACCGGAGCCAGATGCCCTACGTAGACGCCGTCATCCACGAAGTGCAGAGATTCAGCGACCTCCTCCCCATGGACGTGCCCCACTCAGTTACCCGCGACACCGAATTCCGAGGCTACGTCATCCCTAAG GGGACAGAAATCTACCCCATGCTCACCACTGTCCTGCATGACCCCACAAAGTTTGAAACCCCAGATGCCTTCAACCCAGGGCATTTCCTGGATGAGGACGGATGCTTCAAGAAGAGTGACGCCTTTGTGCCCTTCTCCTCAG GCAAGCGGATCTGCCTGGGCAAAGCGCTGGCCCGCATGgagctcttcctcttcttcaccaccatCCTGCAGAGATTCCGGCTGAAGCCCCTCCAGGCCCCCCAGGACATTGACACAACCCCCCAGGAGAGCGGCTTTGCCAACATCCCACCCCTCTACCAGCTCTGCGTCATCCCGCGCTGA